The following coding sequences lie in one Paenibacillus durus ATCC 35681 genomic window:
- a CDS encoding class I SAM-dependent methyltransferase, which translates to MSQHYYSQQPEARHDRRVISAVLRGTTFRFTSDAGVFSKGDVDYGSRALIEAMEIPDGSSVLDVGCGYGPIGLAAARLAPGGIVTMLDINSRAVELARENAKLNGISNVKIMESDVLAAVAGQTFDVILTNPPIRAGKSVVHRIFEEAYEHLNENGALWVVIQKKQGAPSAAAKLESLFGEVQEIGKDKGYRILKAEKITK; encoded by the coding sequence ATGTCCCAGCATTATTACTCGCAGCAGCCGGAAGCCCGTCATGACAGACGCGTTATTAGCGCAGTGCTTAGGGGCACAACTTTTCGATTTACAAGCGATGCCGGCGTGTTCTCCAAAGGAGATGTGGATTATGGCAGCCGGGCGCTGATTGAAGCCATGGAAATTCCAGACGGATCTTCGGTGCTTGATGTGGGCTGTGGATATGGGCCGATTGGTCTTGCAGCAGCGCGTCTGGCTCCCGGAGGAATCGTGACGATGCTTGATATTAACAGCCGGGCAGTTGAGCTGGCCCGCGAAAATGCGAAACTGAATGGAATTTCAAATGTGAAGATCATGGAAAGCGATGTGCTGGCTGCAGTGGCTGGACAGACCTTTGATGTTATTCTAACCAATCCTCCCATTCGTGCGGGGAAATCGGTGGTCCATCGTATTTTTGAGGAAGCTTATGAGCATTTGAATGAAAACGGAGCACTCTGGGTCGTTATCCAGAAGAAGCAGGGCGCGCCTTCGGCGGCGGCCAAGCTGGAGAGTCTGTTCGGAGAAGTACAGGAGATTGGGAAAGACAAGGGATACCGAATTTTAAAAGCTGAAAAAATCACTAAATAA
- the rplL gene encoding 50S ribosomal protein L7/L12: MSKEAILEEIKGMSVLELNELVKAIEEEFGVTAAAPVAVAGGAAVAAEAEQTEFDVILTNAGGSKINVIKVVREITGLGLKEAKDLVDNAPKPIKEKVSKEDADAVKAKLEEAGAAVEVK; this comes from the coding sequence ATGAGTAAAGAAGCAATCTTGGAAGAAATCAAAGGCATGAGTGTACTGGAACTGAACGAACTGGTTAAAGCAATCGAAGAAGAATTCGGCGTAACTGCAGCAGCTCCTGTAGCAGTTGCTGGCGGCGCAGCAGTAGCTGCTGAAGCAGAGCAAACTGAATTCGACGTAATCCTGACAAACGCTGGCGGTTCCAAGATCAACGTAATCAAAGTTGTTCGCGAAATCACTGGCCTGGGTCTGAAAGAAGCTAAGGATCTGGTAGACAACGCTCCTAAGCCGATCAAAGAAAAAGTAAGCAAAGAAGACGCAGATGCTGTCAAAGCAAAGCTGGAAGAAGCAGGCGCAGCTGTAGAAGTGAAGTAA
- the rplJ gene encoding 50S ribosomal protein L10: MANAKVIEAKQEAVDVVTGKLQNSITTVVADYRGLNVSQVTELRKQLREAGVEFQVLKNTLLRRATAAAELTELDEVLTGPTAIAFSANDAVAPAKILNDFAKKNDALKLKGGVVEGKVIGADQIKALAELPSREGLLSMLLSVLQAPMRNFALAVKAVADKEEQSA; this comes from the coding sequence TTGGCAAATGCTAAAGTAATTGAAGCTAAACAGGAAGCGGTTGATGTCGTTACCGGCAAACTGCAAAACAGCATAACTACTGTTGTTGCGGACTACCGAGGATTGAACGTTTCCCAAGTAACCGAACTTCGCAAGCAGCTTCGCGAAGCGGGCGTTGAATTCCAAGTTCTTAAGAACACGCTGCTTCGCCGCGCAACCGCTGCGGCTGAGCTGACCGAACTGGATGAAGTTCTGACAGGTCCTACAGCTATCGCCTTCAGTGCGAATGATGCAGTGGCACCGGCCAAAATTTTGAACGATTTTGCCAAAAAGAACGACGCTTTGAAACTGAAAGGCGGCGTTGTAGAAGGTAAAGTAATCGGCGCGGATCAAATCAAAGCACTGGCAGAACTTCCTTCCCGCGAAGGACTGCTGTCCATGCTGCTTAGCGTTCTTCAAGCACCAATGCGCAACTTCGCGCTGGCAGTCAAAGCTGTCGCCGACAAGGAAGAGCAAAGCGCGTAA
- the rplA gene encoding 50S ribosomal protein L1: MAKHGKKYLEAVKLIDSEATYEPAEAVELVKKAATAKFDETVEAAVRLGVDPRKQDQAVRGVVVLPHGTGKTQRVLVFAKGDKAKEAEAAGADFVGDQDMINKIQQGWFEFDVCVATPDMMSEVGKLGRLLGGKGLMPNPKAGTVTFDVAKAVQEIKAGKIEYRLDKAGQIHAPIGKVSFDAAQLNENLKALIDALNRAKPAAAKGVYLKGIAVSSTMGPSARVSTASYR; encoded by the coding sequence ATGGCTAAACATGGTAAGAAATACCTGGAAGCTGTCAAGCTGATTGACAGCGAAGCGACTTACGAGCCTGCAGAAGCCGTTGAGCTTGTGAAGAAGGCGGCAACTGCCAAATTCGACGAAACCGTTGAAGCGGCTGTCCGTCTGGGCGTAGACCCTCGTAAACAAGACCAAGCCGTCCGCGGCGTTGTTGTCCTGCCTCATGGCACAGGCAAAACCCAGCGCGTGCTTGTATTTGCGAAAGGTGACAAAGCGAAGGAAGCGGAAGCGGCTGGCGCCGATTTTGTTGGCGATCAAGATATGATCAACAAAATCCAACAAGGCTGGTTCGAATTCGACGTCTGCGTAGCTACACCTGATATGATGAGTGAAGTCGGTAAACTGGGCCGTCTGCTCGGTGGTAAAGGCCTTATGCCTAACCCTAAAGCCGGCACCGTTACATTCGATGTTGCCAAGGCTGTTCAAGAAATTAAAGCCGGTAAAATCGAGTACCGTCTGGACAAAGCGGGTCAAATTCATGCGCCAATCGGCAAAGTGTCTTTTGATGCTGCTCAACTGAACGAGAACCTTAAAGCACTTATCGATGCGTTGAACCGTGCGAAACCGGCTGCAGCCAAAGGGGTATACCTTAAAGGCATCGCCGTATCTTCGACAATGGGACCAAGCGCTCGTGTAAGCACGGCTTCTTATAGATAA
- the rplK gene encoding 50S ribosomal protein L11 — protein MAKKVIKMVKLQIPAGKANPAPPVGPALGQAGVNIMAFCKEFNARTADQAGLIIPVEITVFEDRSFTFITKTPPAAVLLRIAAKVEKGSGEPNKKKVAKLNRAAVREIAEQKMPDLNAASVEAAMRMVEGTARSMGITIED, from the coding sequence ATGGCTAAAAAAGTTATCAAAATGGTGAAACTGCAGATTCCTGCAGGGAAAGCGAACCCTGCGCCTCCGGTAGGTCCGGCGCTTGGTCAAGCAGGTGTCAACATCATGGCATTCTGTAAGGAATTCAACGCCCGTACCGCCGACCAAGCCGGTCTGATTATCCCGGTTGAAATCACGGTATTCGAGGATCGTTCCTTTACGTTCATCACCAAAACTCCTCCGGCTGCTGTTCTGCTCCGCATCGCTGCGAAAGTAGAAAAAGGCTCCGGCGAACCGAACAAGAAAAAAGTTGCCAAGCTGAACCGCGCCGCAGTGCGTGAAATCGCTGAGCAAAAAATGCCCGACCTGAACGCTGCATCCGTGGAAGCGGCTATGCGTATGGTTGAGGGAACTGCCCGCAGCATGGGCATCACGATCGAAGACTAA
- the nusG gene encoding transcription termination/antitermination protein NusG, producing the protein MEKRWYVVHTYSGYENKVKANLEKRVESMGMEDKIFRVLVPMEEEVVNKDGKKKAVMRKVYPGYVLVEMIQTDDSWYVVRNTPGVTGFVGSTGSGSKPTALLPEEVEQILKHMGMVEPKPKIDFEIKESVRIMVGPFANFVGSVEEILADKSKIKVHVNMFGRETPLELDFTQVEKI; encoded by the coding sequence ATGGAAAAAAGATGGTACGTCGTTCATACCTACTCCGGGTATGAGAACAAGGTCAAAGCCAATTTGGAAAAGCGCGTTGAGTCCATGGGCATGGAAGACAAAATATTCCGCGTTCTTGTTCCTATGGAAGAAGAAGTGGTAAACAAGGATGGCAAGAAGAAGGCCGTCATGCGTAAAGTTTACCCCGGTTATGTTTTGGTCGAAATGATTCAGACGGATGATTCCTGGTATGTTGTTCGCAACACGCCGGGCGTTACGGGATTCGTAGGTTCGACGGGTTCGGGTTCCAAGCCAACTGCATTGCTTCCGGAAGAGGTTGAACAAATTCTGAAGCATATGGGCATGGTTGAGCCGAAACCGAAGATCGATTTCGAAATAAAGGAATCCGTACGCATTATGGTTGGTCCTTTTGCGAATTTTGTGGGCTCCGTGGAAGAAATTTTGGCTGACAAGAGCAAGATCAAGGTTCATGTCAACATGTTTGGAAGAGAAACCCCGCTGGAGTTGGATTTCACTCAAGTGGAGAAAATATAA
- the secE gene encoding preprotein translocase subunit SecE — MKRSFKSLFSFFTESWTELKKVRWPNRKELTNYTLIVLGTIVVVALYFWVLDIGISAVIEAII, encoded by the coding sequence GTGAAACGCAGTTTCAAGTCTTTGTTTTCCTTTTTCACTGAGAGCTGGACTGAACTTAAGAAGGTTCGATGGCCCAATCGTAAAGAACTAACCAACTATACATTGATCGTTCTAGGTACAATCGTAGTTGTCGCGCTTTATTTCTGGGTTCTGGACATCGGTATTTCCGCTGTGATCGAAGCGATTATTTAG
- the rpmG gene encoding 50S ribosomal protein L33 translates to MRVIITLACTSCKQRNYATTKNKRNHPDRMELKKFCKFCNAQTPHRETR, encoded by the coding sequence ATGCGGGTAATTATCACTTTGGCTTGTACAAGTTGCAAACAAAGAAACTACGCGACGACCAAAAACAAGCGTAATCATCCCGACCGCATGGAGTTGAAGAAGTTTTGCAAGTTTTGCAATGCGCAAACTCCTCATCGCGAAACTAGATAG
- the sigH gene encoding RNA polymerase sporulation sigma factor SigH: MSVDLKELMLSEYEFISDEDIVEAFRSGDGGALEHLINKYRNFVRAKARSYFLIGADREDIVQEGMIGLYKAIRDFKGDKLSSFKAFAELCITRQIITAIKTATRQKHIPLNSYVSLDKPIYDEDSDRTLMDVICGSQVLDPEELIINQEEFIGLEDKMAEILSDLERKVLMLYLDGRSYQEIAEDLKRHVKSIDNALQRVKRKLERYLEVRDN; this comes from the coding sequence GTGAGTGTCGACCTCAAGGAACTAATGCTTTCCGAGTATGAATTCATAAGCGACGAAGACATCGTCGAAGCTTTTCGAAGCGGTGACGGTGGCGCGTTGGAACATCTGATCAACAAATACCGCAATTTTGTGCGCGCTAAGGCCCGGTCCTATTTTCTGATCGGAGCGGATCGCGAGGATATTGTGCAGGAAGGCATGATCGGCCTGTACAAGGCGATTCGTGATTTCAAGGGTGACAAGTTGTCCTCTTTCAAGGCTTTTGCCGAGCTGTGCATTACCCGGCAGATCATTACAGCTATCAAGACGGCCACACGCCAGAAGCATATTCCGCTGAATTCTTACGTTTCTTTGGACAAGCCGATTTATGATGAGGATTCGGATCGCACTCTGATGGACGTTATTTGCGGCTCGCAGGTGCTCGACCCCGAGGAACTGATCATTAATCAGGAAGAATTCATCGGACTTGAGGACAAGATGGCTGAAATTCTCAGCGATTTGGAGCGTAAAGTGCTGATGCTCTATCTTGATGGACGGTCTTATCAGGAAATCGCCGAGGATCTGAAGCGGCATGTGAAGTCGATTGATAACGCTCTGCAGCGGGTAAAGCGGAAACTTGAAAGATATCTGGAAGTGCGTGACAATTAG
- a CDS encoding NYN domain-containing protein produces MKDLRDVLLVDGYNMIGGWPELAALSQTGMQEARDRLLDLLADYQAYSGRRVIAVFDAYRVPGLGRSFIQGKVQVYFTKEKETADECIERLVGEYSHRRRQIYVATSDSTEQHVIFAQGALRVSARELRLEVEEMQREVKKTIEPRNTRSSRHTLEDKLPPEVRSRLEDWRRQ; encoded by the coding sequence ATGAAAGACCTGCGCGATGTGTTGCTGGTGGACGGATATAATATGATCGGCGGCTGGCCGGAGCTCGCTGCGCTTTCCCAGACCGGCATGCAGGAAGCGCGTGACCGGCTGCTCGATTTGCTCGCCGATTATCAGGCCTATTCGGGGCGGCGCGTTATCGCCGTGTTTGACGCCTATCGGGTGCCGGGCCTCGGCCGTTCTTTTATCCAGGGCAAGGTTCAAGTCTATTTCACGAAGGAAAAAGAAACGGCGGATGAGTGTATCGAGCGGCTCGTCGGGGAGTACAGCCACCGCCGCCGGCAGATTTATGTGGCCACCAGCGATTCAACCGAGCAGCATGTCATTTTTGCACAGGGAGCGCTGCGAGTTTCGGCCAGGGAGCTCCGGCTGGAGGTGGAGGAGATGCAGCGGGAGGTCAAAAAGACAATCGAACCGCGAAATACCCGTTCCTCCCGGCATACCCTTGAGGATAAGCTCCCGCCCGAAGTACGCAGCCGGCTGGAAGATTGGCGAAGACAATAA
- the rlmB gene encoding 23S rRNA (guanosine(2251)-2'-O)-methyltransferase RlmB codes for MVEDYDKTEEILAGKHSVLEALRAGRTLNKIWIAENAQKALTAPIVAEARQAGVIIQHVDKRKLDQLAPGLQHQGVVAQAAPYAYAEVEDLLAAAEAKGEPPFLLLLDEIEDPHNLGSILRSADCTGVHGVIVPKRRSAQITATVSRTSAGAVEYVPVARVTNLGQTIDRLKELGIWVVGTDVDTDQDLFGSDIFTGPVAVVIGNESKGMGRLIREKCDMLLKLPMVGRINSLNASVAAGVIMYEVLRRRRRPE; via the coding sequence ATGGTTGAAGATTACGATAAGACCGAAGAAATATTGGCCGGCAAGCATTCGGTGCTTGAAGCGCTGCGCGCAGGCCGGACACTTAATAAAATATGGATCGCGGAGAACGCGCAAAAAGCGCTGACGGCTCCCATCGTGGCCGAAGCCCGTCAGGCGGGCGTCATTATCCAGCATGTAGATAAGCGCAAGCTGGATCAGCTTGCTCCCGGATTGCAGCATCAGGGAGTGGTTGCCCAGGCCGCTCCTTACGCCTACGCGGAAGTCGAGGATCTGTTGGCCGCCGCTGAAGCCAAGGGGGAGCCTCCGTTCCTGCTGCTTCTGGACGAAATAGAAGATCCGCATAACCTGGGTTCAATCCTCCGCAGCGCCGATTGCACCGGGGTTCATGGTGTAATTGTGCCCAAACGGCGTTCTGCGCAAATAACAGCCACGGTATCGAGGACATCCGCCGGTGCGGTGGAATATGTGCCTGTTGCGCGGGTAACGAATCTGGGGCAGACAATCGACCGACTGAAGGAGCTTGGAATCTGGGTTGTCGGAACGGATGTCGATACAGATCAGGATTTGTTCGGCTCCGATATCTTTACCGGTCCGGTTGCGGTAGTGATCGGGAACGAGAGCAAGGGCATGGGCAGGCTGATCCGCGAAAAATGCGATATGCTGCTGAAGCTTCCGATGGTTGGTAGAATCAACTCACTCAATGCTTCTGTAGCCGCGGGCGTTATTATGTACGAGGTGCTGCGGCGCCGTCGCAGACCGGAATAG
- a CDS encoding Mini-ribonuclease 3, which yields MSEGWFPYSPSKPVKLISPIVLAYIGDAIYEVAIRQYLISRPNLRPNHLHRAATGFVSAKAQSKILSLLEPELTDEEKDIIRQGRNAKSGTIPKNADVLEYRYATAFECLIGYLYYTGQQARLQELIHRGIQQMES from the coding sequence ATGAGTGAAGGCTGGTTTCCTTATTCGCCTTCCAAGCCGGTTAAGCTGATTTCACCTATAGTGCTTGCGTACATTGGAGACGCGATTTATGAGGTGGCGATACGGCAGTATCTCATTTCGCGTCCCAACCTGCGCCCGAATCATCTTCACCGCGCTGCGACCGGGTTCGTGTCGGCCAAAGCGCAGAGCAAGATTCTAAGCTTGCTGGAACCGGAGCTTACGGATGAGGAGAAGGACATAATTCGGCAGGGACGCAACGCCAAGTCGGGCACCATACCGAAAAATGCCGATGTGCTGGAGTATCGCTACGCCACGGCCTTCGAATGCCTGATCGGCTATCTGTATTACACCGGGCAGCAGGCAAGGTTGCAGGAATTGATACACAGGGGCATTCAGCAAATGGAAAGTTAG
- the cysS gene encoding cysteine--tRNA ligase encodes MALSIYNTLSRSKEEFIPLVPGKVKMYVCGPTVYGYIHIGNARPVIVFDIVRSYLEQLGNEVDYVVNFTDVDDKLIRKAEEMNMTVPEVAEKFIAAFLEDIEGLGARPATRNPRVTQSMDLIIEFIKELVDKGYAYESGGDVFYRTAKFESYGKLSRQNLEELQFGIRVEVDSRKENPEDFVLWKAAKPGEIFWHSPWGNGRPGWHIECSAMAREFLGDTIDIHGGGQDLTFPHHECECAQSEALTGKPLANYWMHNGFLNIGDEKMSKSLGNGLLVKDFRSRYKAGAIRYFMLSTHYRNPLNFGEESLQSAEKSVERIASAAGNVKYRLDLAEGDAAGEPSAELAAKLEAILKQYHEKMQDDFNTPDAITAVFEWVNAANAAMADNNLPAADLAALLKAFEEMNAVLRLVPETEEEGTDDEIERLIEERVEARKAKNWSRADEIRDILNGMGIVLEDTPQGMRWKRK; translated from the coding sequence ATGGCGCTCAGTATTTACAATACGTTATCACGGAGCAAGGAGGAATTCATTCCACTTGTCCCGGGCAAAGTTAAAATGTATGTATGCGGTCCGACCGTTTACGGATACATCCATATCGGAAATGCAAGGCCGGTCATTGTGTTCGATATCGTTCGCAGCTATCTTGAGCAGCTCGGCAACGAGGTCGATTATGTGGTCAACTTTACGGATGTGGACGACAAGCTGATCCGCAAGGCCGAAGAGATGAACATGACTGTGCCCGAAGTGGCCGAGAAGTTCATTGCGGCGTTCCTTGAGGATATTGAAGGTCTTGGGGCTAGACCGGCTACCCGTAATCCGCGCGTGACGCAGAGTATGGATTTGATTATCGAATTCATCAAAGAATTGGTGGATAAAGGCTATGCTTACGAAAGCGGCGGGGATGTCTTCTACCGCACCGCCAAATTCGAGAGCTACGGCAAGCTGTCCCGCCAGAACCTGGAAGAGCTTCAGTTCGGCATTCGCGTCGAAGTCGATTCGCGCAAGGAGAATCCTGAAGACTTCGTGCTGTGGAAAGCGGCGAAGCCGGGCGAGATCTTCTGGCACAGCCCATGGGGAAATGGACGCCCCGGTTGGCATATTGAGTGCTCGGCCATGGCCCGCGAATTCCTGGGAGACACCATCGATATCCACGGCGGCGGGCAGGATTTGACCTTTCCGCATCATGAATGCGAATGCGCGCAGAGCGAGGCGCTGACCGGCAAGCCGCTGGCAAATTACTGGATGCATAACGGCTTTCTCAATATCGGCGACGAAAAAATGTCGAAATCACTCGGCAACGGTCTGCTCGTCAAAGACTTCCGCAGCCGCTACAAAGCGGGGGCGATCCGCTACTTCATGCTCTCGACGCATTACCGGAACCCGCTGAACTTCGGCGAAGAGTCGCTGCAGTCGGCAGAGAAAAGCGTTGAACGGATAGCAAGCGCCGCAGGAAACGTCAAGTACCGCCTGGATTTGGCAGAAGGCGACGCCGCAGGGGAGCCGAGTGCAGAGCTCGCGGCTAAGCTCGAGGCCATTTTGAAGCAGTACCATGAAAAAATGCAGGACGATTTCAATACGCCGGATGCAATTACGGCTGTGTTTGAATGGGTGAACGCGGCCAATGCGGCGATGGCGGACAATAATCTGCCGGCGGCTGATCTGGCTGCGCTGCTGAAGGCTTTTGAAGAGATGAACGCCGTGCTTCGGCTTGTTCCCGAAACGGAAGAAGAGGGCACCGACGACGAAATAGAGCGCCTGATCGAGGAGCGCGTGGAAGCGCGGAAAGCGAAGAACTGGAGCCGGGCCGATGAAATTCGCGATATTTTGAACGGCATGGGTATTGTGCTTGAAGATACTCCGCAGGGAATGCGGTGGAAGCGCAAATGA
- the cysE gene encoding serine O-acetyltransferase, producing the protein MFEHIKADIQVVLDNDPAARSRFEVFFTYAGLHSIWAHRIAHRLYRREWFTVARMVSQFSRFMTGIEIHPGARIGKRLFIDHGMGVVIGETCEIGDDVIIYQGVTLGGTGKEKGKRHPTVGNNVVIGSGAKVLGSFRIGDNCNVGSNSVVLREVPDNSTVVGNPGRIVKRNGERVRDRLDHTKLPDPVIDSLRFLQKEIEELRQQIGGEDGQKAEQRRLESEQYFGDYEI; encoded by the coding sequence ATGTTTGAGCATATCAAAGCGGACATTCAGGTGGTGCTTGACAATGATCCTGCAGCCCGCAGCCGGTTCGAGGTCTTCTTTACTTATGCCGGTCTGCATTCGATCTGGGCTCACCGGATTGCCCATCGCTTATACAGACGCGAATGGTTTACGGTGGCGCGCATGGTGTCGCAATTCAGCAGGTTTATGACAGGAATCGAGATTCATCCCGGCGCGCGTATAGGCAAAAGATTGTTCATCGATCATGGTATGGGCGTGGTTATTGGAGAAACCTGTGAAATTGGCGACGATGTTATCATCTACCAGGGGGTCACACTGGGAGGAACAGGTAAAGAGAAAGGGAAGCGCCATCCAACCGTTGGCAATAATGTGGTTATTGGCTCCGGTGCCAAAGTGCTCGGCTCATTCCGGATTGGAGATAACTGCAACGTCGGCTCGAACTCGGTCGTGCTGCGGGAAGTGCCGGACAACAGTACGGTTGTGGGTAATCCCGGCCGCATCGTGAAGCGCAACGGAGAGCGGGTAAGAGACAGATTGGATCATACGAAGCTGCCCGATCCGGTTATCGATTCCTTGCGTTTTCTGCAAAAAGAGATCGAAGAACTGCGCCAGCAGATCGGCGGGGAAGACGGGCAAAAGGCGGAGCAGCGCAGGCTGGAAAGCGAGCAGTATTTCGGAGATTACGAAATTTAA
- the gltX gene encoding glutamate--tRNA ligase, which produces MGDQVRVRYAPSPTGHLHIGNARTALFNYLYARNQGGKFIIRIEDTDVKRNIVGGEESQLKYLKWLGMDWDESIDVGGEYGPYRQTERLDLYRVYWQDLIDRGLAYRCYCTEEELEAEREEQLARGETPRYSGKHRNLTDEQRAAYEREGRVASIRFRVPEDRTYSFNDIVKGPISFQTTEMGDFVIVKRDGIPTYNFAVAVDDHLMKITHVLRGEDHISNTPRQLMIYEALGWEAPLFGHMTLIVGEDHKKLSKRNESIIQFISQYEDLGYLPEALFNFIALLGWSPEGEEEIFSKEELISIFNADRLSKSPAVFDTNKLAHLNNHYIKHADPQRIADLAIPHLQKAGRLPAELSDEQRAWAESLVALYQEQMVAASDIVDLSGIFFRTHLELDAEAASILSESQVPVVLSAFLTKIEAAGEFTPAAIGALIKEVQKETGNKGKALFMPIRVAVTGQTHGRDLNATIALIGRSRVIDRLKAQIKGA; this is translated from the coding sequence ATGGGAGATCAAGTCCGGGTGCGGTACGCGCCAAGCCCTACGGGACATTTACATATCGGCAATGCCAGAACGGCTCTATTCAATTATTTGTACGCCCGGAACCAAGGCGGCAAATTCATTATCCGGATCGAAGATACGGACGTGAAGCGCAACATCGTCGGTGGCGAAGAAAGCCAGCTGAAATATTTGAAATGGCTGGGAATGGATTGGGACGAGAGCATAGACGTCGGCGGCGAATACGGCCCATACCGCCAGACGGAGCGGCTTGATCTGTACCGTGTATACTGGCAGGATCTTATTGACCGCGGGCTCGCTTACCGCTGCTACTGCACCGAGGAAGAACTGGAAGCGGAGCGCGAGGAGCAGCTTGCCCGGGGAGAGACACCGCGTTATTCCGGGAAGCACCGCAACCTGACCGATGAGCAGCGCGCCGCTTATGAACGGGAAGGCCGCGTCGCAAGCATCCGGTTCCGTGTTCCGGAAGACCGGACCTATTCCTTTAATGACATCGTCAAGGGTCCAATCTCCTTCCAGACAACGGAAATGGGCGATTTTGTCATTGTGAAAAGAGACGGAATTCCAACGTATAACTTCGCAGTGGCCGTTGATGACCATTTAATGAAGATTACCCATGTGCTGCGCGGGGAAGACCATATCTCCAACACTCCCCGCCAGCTTATGATATATGAAGCCCTTGGATGGGAAGCGCCATTGTTCGGCCATATGACCCTGATTGTCGGCGAAGACCATAAGAAGCTTAGCAAGCGCAATGAATCGATTATCCAGTTCATCTCGCAGTACGAGGATCTGGGGTACCTGCCGGAAGCGCTGTTCAACTTTATTGCGCTGCTGGGCTGGTCGCCGGAAGGGGAGGAAGAGATTTTCAGCAAAGAAGAGCTGATCTCTATCTTTAATGCCGACCGCCTGTCCAAGAGTCCGGCTGTATTCGACACCAACAAGCTGGCGCATTTGAACAACCACTATATCAAGCATGCCGATCCGCAGCGGATTGCCGATCTGGCGATCCCTCATTTGCAAAAGGCCGGAAGACTGCCTGCGGAGCTCAGCGATGAGCAGCGCGCTTGGGCGGAAAGCCTTGTCGCTCTTTATCAGGAGCAGATGGTGGCGGCTTCGGATATTGTCGATCTGTCGGGAATTTTCTTCCGTACCCATCTGGAACTGGATGCGGAAGCGGCGTCAATCCTTTCGGAAAGCCAAGTTCCGGTAGTGCTCTCTGCCTTTTTGACGAAGATTGAAGCGGCTGGAGAGTTTACACCTGCGGCGATCGGGGCATTAATTAAGGAAGTGCAGAAGGAGACGGGGAACAAGGGCAAAGCGCTGTTTATGCCGATCCGTGTCGCTGTAACCGGGCAGACGCACGGGCGCGACCTTAATGCGACTATTGCCCTCATCGGGCGCAGCCGTGTCATCGACCGTCTCAAGGCCCAGATAAAAGGAGCCTAA
- the ispF gene encoding 2-C-methyl-D-erythritol 2,4-cyclodiphosphate synthase, producing the protein MIAVGQGFDVHQLVEGRPCIIGGVTIPYEKGLLGHSDADVLLHAISDAILGALGLGDIGRHFPDTDPAFKDADSLKLLEHVWELAKERGYRLGNIDSTIIAQKPKMAPYIPQMTEIIARALEAQPSQVNVKATTTEQLGFTGRGEGIAAQSIVCLLQNMLSS; encoded by the coding sequence ATGATCGCTGTAGGACAAGGATTTGACGTGCATCAGCTGGTCGAAGGACGGCCGTGCATCATAGGAGGAGTAACGATTCCGTATGAGAAGGGGCTGCTGGGGCATTCGGACGCCGATGTGCTGCTGCATGCGATCAGCGACGCCATTCTAGGCGCCTTGGGCCTCGGCGACATCGGCCGGCATTTTCCCGACACGGACCCCGCCTTCAAGGATGCGGACAGCCTGAAACTGCTGGAGCATGTCTGGGAGCTGGCCAAGGAGCGCGGCTACCGTCTGGGAAATATCGATTCCACCATTATCGCCCAGAAGCCGAAGATGGCGCCGTATATTCCGCAAATGACGGAGATTATCGCCCGGGCGCTGGAGGCGCAGCCGTCTCAGGTCAACGTAAAGGCGACCACAACGGAGCAGCTTGGCTTCACCGGACGGGGCGAGGGTATTGCGGCTCAATCTATTGTCTGCCTGCTCCAAAATATGCTATCATCATGA